In the Meiothermus sp. CFH 77666 genome, AGAAGGCGCTGGCCTATCTGGCCCACATGACCCAGGAGATCGCCCGGCTGGAAGATCTGACCGAGCGGCTCCTCACCACCTCGAGGCTGGCCCAGGGCCTGGGCCAGGTGAAGCCGGAACGGCTCGAGCTGAACCGGCTCACCGGTCTCTGCCTGGCGCGCCAGCAGAGCACCCTCACCGCGCGGGGAGCCCAGCTTAACTTCGAGCCTGCCCCCCATCCCCTTCCGGTCAAACTGGATCCCGAAGCCTTTGGCCTGGTGTTCTCCAACCTGCTGGACAACGCGGTAAAGTACACCCCCGCTCCCGAGAAGCCCATCTGGGTGCGGCTCAGGCTGGAGAAAGACCAGGCTGTCCTGGAGGTAGAGGATCGCGGAGTGGGTCTGCCCAAGGGGGAGATTCCCCAGCTCTTCGAGCCTTTTTACCGGGTGGGCGACGAGCAGATCCGCCGCACCCGGGGGCTGGGCCTGGGTCTTTACTTAGTCAAGAGCATCACCGAACTCATGGGCGGACGGGTGCGGGCCGAAGCCCTGCCCAAGGGCAGCCGCTTCACCCTGAGCTTCCCCTTAGCCGAGACTGAGAGGAGACCTGTGTGAAACCCAAAGTGCTTTTAGTGGAAGATGAGCCGACCCTGGCCCAGGCCTTGGCCGACAACCTCGAGGGTGAAGGCTACGCTATGCAGATCGCCCCCGACGGCCAGGCCGCCTTGGAGCGCTGGGCGGCGTGGAACCCCGACCTGGTAGTGCTCGACGTGATGCTACCGAAGCTGGATGGCCTCGAGGTCTGCCGCCAGATGCGCGCAGCCGGCTACAGCACCCCGGTGCTGTTCCTCTCGGCCAAAGGTCAGCCCGAAGACCGCGTGGAGGGGCTAAGGGTGGGGGGCGACGACTACCTGGGCAAGCCGTTCCACCTGCCGGAGTTTTTGCTGCGGGTCAAAAACCTCCTGCGCCGCCGCGAGGAAACCCGCGCAGCACCTACCTATACCTTTGCCGGCCACCAGATAGACTTCCGCGCCTGGACGGTTCGGCTGCGGGATGGCCGCAAGGAGCTGCTGGGTGAGCGCGAGATGGCCATTCTGCGGCTCTTGATTGAGCGGGCCGGCGAGGTAGTAAGCCGCGACGAGATTCTGGACCGGGTCTGGGGCCAGGAGGTCTTCCCCAGCAGCCGCACCATAGACAACTTTGTGGTACGCCTGCGCCGGCTTTTCGAGCCCGACCCGCAAAACCCCCAGCACTTCCACACCGTCTGGGGGGTGGGGTACCGCTTCACCCCCGAACCCGAACCCCCCACTGAGCCCGCACATCGCTAAAAAGCCCTTGCAGTAACCGAGGAGCCAAACACCCACCGCGCAGCACTGGAGCCACTGTGAACACCGTACAAAACCCCACCACCACCTCCCTCTTTCTCCGGGCCGCCTGGGGCGAGGATACCCCCCACGCCCCCATCTGGCTAATGCGGCAGGCCGGACGTTACCTGCCCGAGTACCGGGCCATCAAGGAAAAGGCCTCTTTTTGGGAGATGGTACGCACCCCGGAGCTGGCCGCCGAGATTACCCTGCAGCCCCTGCAACGCTTCCCGCTAGACGCAGCCATTCTCTTCAGCGACATCATGACCCCCCTGCCTGCCATGGGGGTGGAGATTGCCTTTAGCCCCGGCCCGGTAGTAGCCCAGCCCCTGCGAAGTCTGGCCCAGATAGAAGCACTGCAACTGCCGCCAGGCGAGGAAATTGCCCCCTTCGTGGCCGAGGCCCTGAAGCAGGTGCGGCGGGCCCTGGCTGGTCGCGAGGTAGCCACCATTGGCTTTGCCGGAGCCCCCCTGACCCTGGCCACCTACCTGATCGAAGGGGCGGGCTCTAAGGACTACGAGGTGTTCCGGGCCTTCTTGCGACAAGAACCCTCCGCCGCGCACCGACTGCTGGAAAAGCTGACCGAGCTCACCCTGCGCTACCTCAAAATGCAAATAGCGGCCGGCGCCCAGGCCGTTCAGCTCTTCGACTCCTGGGCCGGGCTGCACGACGCCCGCACCTACCGTACCTTTGGCCTGCCCTATAACCGCGCCGTTCTGGAAGGCCTGGCGGGCCTGAGCGTCCCCAGGTTGTACCTGGCCGTAGGGGCCAGCCACCTCTACCCCACCCTGGCCGAACTGCCCTGCGAGGCCATCAGCGTGGACTGGCGCGTGCCCCTGAACGAAATTCGCCCGCTCTGGCCAGGCCGCACGCTGCAAGGCAACCTGGATCCCACCACTCTTCTAGCGCCCCCCGAGGTGATCACCCGAGAGGCCCTGCAGGTGCTGCGAGCCGGGCGAGGCGGCCCCCACATTTTCAATCTGGGGCATGGGGTCTTGCGGACCACGCCCCCCGAGCACGTCGCCCATCTGGTCGAAGTCGTTCATCAGTACAACCGCCACCAAGAGGAACCCGCATGAGTGAGAAAGAAACCCGCGACTACAAGGAAAAAGAAACCCGACGCATGGTAGACCTGGACCCCGCCGGCCTGGTGAGCCGCAAGGCCCCCGACCAGGCCAAGCGGCAGTTCATGAACTACGCCTTCTTCAAGCTAAACCCGGAGTTCCGTCGGCAAAGCCGCGAGTTCATCGAAGCCGCCAAGGCCGAGTTTGCCGAGGTGTGCGAGCGCTGGGCGGCCAGGGGCCAGGGCTTTATCCTGCGCTCATACAGCCTGGTGGGCCTGCGGGCCGATGCAGACTTCATGCTCTGGCGCATCAGCTTCCAGGTGCCCGACTTCCAGGCCATGCAACGGGAGCTGAACCGTACTGCCCTGGCCGGCTACCTGAGCCAGCCTTACTCCTTCCTTTCCATGCAGAAACGCTCCATCTATGTGGACCGCTTCAACCCCGAAGGCGAGGGCGTCCAGCTTCTGCCAGGGCAGGGGCAGTATCTGTTTGTCTACCCGTTCATCAAAACCCGCCCCTGGTACGACCTTTCGCCGCAGGCCCGACAGGGCATGATGGACGAGCACATCTACGTATCGGCCCCCTTCACCGGCGTTACCCTCAACACCTCTTACTCCTACGGCATTGACGACCAGGAGTTTGTGGTGGCTTTCGACTCCAACTACCCCCAGGAGTTTGTAGACCTGGTGCAGCGTTTACGCTTCACCGAGGCCAGCCAGTACACCCTGCGCGACACCCCAATGTTCACCTGCGTCAAGAAGGAGCTTCGGGAGATATTGGACGATCTGGCCTGATGGCCTCCACCGCAATCCGGGCAGCAGCAATGCGCCCAGGAGCAGCCTCCAATCGGGAGAGCCCACGCCCTTTCCGCCAGTTTCGTTTGACCTGTACAGACCCTCTCGCTTCACCTGCTGAGTCCCGCCTATGTTTTGGATAATGGCATGATCGAAAATCATTCAGGTATTGCGCCCGGAGCAGGATTTTCTAGCGCAGCCTGAATTCATCTCTATACAAGTGCAACTTAACCCATGAAACCCAACCGAGGATCAAGATGAACGTTCTGCTGATGGCCTATGGCACCCCCTACCGTCAAGAAGAGATTTTGCCTTACTACACCGATATCCGCCGCGGACGGCCGCCGAGCGAAGCGCTGTTGCAAGAGCTGGAGGAGCGCTACCATCTGATTGGCCGCAGCCCCCTGAACGAGATTACCTTTGCCCAGGCGGTGCGCCTCGAGGCCGCTCTGAACGCCACCCTCCCGCTTTACCCCACCCCCCTCAGGGCTTCTCCCGGTGCCAGGGTGCGGGGCCCTGCTCGCGTCTACCACGGCACCAAGCACTGGCACCCCTTCATTGCCGAGGCGGTGCGGGCCATGGCCGAGGACGGGGTCAGGCAGGCCGTAGGCATTGTGGCGGCCCCGCACTTCTCGGCCCGCAGCATTGCCGAGTACCGGGAGAAGGTAGAAGCTACCCTTGCCGAGCTGGGTCACCCACTGGAATTCCGCCTGGTCGAGGAGTACTACGACCACCCCGGCTACCTTCAGGCGGTGGCTAACCGCGTGCTGGAGCAGCTCTGGCGGCTGCGGAAGCCAGAGCAGGCGCTCTACCTGTTCACCGCCCACTCCATCCCCGAAAAGGCGGCCCAGGATGGGCGTTACCAGGCTCAGGTACGCGCTACTGCCGAGTTGGTGGCTCGGGCGCTAAACCTCACGCACTGGGACACCGCCTGGCAGTCGGCAGGCCGCACCCCGGAGCCCTGGATTGGCCCCGATGTCAACGAAAAACTGGAGGAGGCCAGGGCCCTGGGGTTCAGCGAGGTGGTGGTGACCGCGGTAGGGTTTCCTTCGGATCACCTCGAGGTCTTCTACGACCTCGACTACGAAGCGCAAAACACCGCTGCCCGGCTGGGCCTCCGCCTCCTACGCACCCGCAGCCTGAATGCCGACCCCGACTACATCGAGGTGCTGCGCGACCTGGTGCTGCGCGAATGGGCCCGCTTTAGCGCCCCCGTGAGGGGGGTCTGATGGCGCATCTGGTGGTGGTGGGAGGCGGAGCGGCTGGCCTCTCGGCGGCCTACTACGCACGCCAGGCCGCGCCCGACCTGGCCATTACCCTGCTCGAGGCCGACACCCGCTTAGGCGGGAAAATTTTCACTGTGGCCGAGGGCGGCTTTGTACTGGAAGGCGGGCCCGATGCGGTGGTGCGTTATAAGCCCTGGGCGCTCGAGCTGATGCGCGAGCTGGGGCTGGAAAGCCGCATCGTGGGCACCACGCCCGCCAGGCCTTCGGCGCTCATCCACAATGGCGAGCAGGCGCTGCCGATTCCCGCAGGCTTGCAGATGGTGGTGCCGGGCGACCTGCGGGCACTGGCGCAGAGCCCGCTCCTGAGCCCTCTGGGCAAGGCTCGAGCCCTCCTCGACCTGATCCTTCCCAGAAGAACGGGGAACGACGAGGCTTTTGGCGCCTTCATCGAGCGTCGGCTGGGGCGGCAGGTCTGGGAGCAGCTGGTAGCCCCACTCTCGGGCGGCATTTACGGGGGCGACCCCTACGAGCTTTCAACCCAGGCTGCTTTCCCGCAGCTTGTGGCCCTCGAGCAGCAACACGGTAGTCTGATCCGGGGAGCCATCGCCCAGCGTAAGACCCGGGGCAGCCGCGAAGCCGGGCAGTTGTTCGCTTCCCTCGAGGGCGGTCTGGGCACACTGGTGAAAGCGCTGGAGGCCCAGCTGACCGGGGTGAGCCTGCGGCTCGGTGTCCGCGTGGTGGGGCTCGAGCGGAAGGGGAACTGGCTGGTTCACACCCCAGAAGGCACACTTCATGCCGATGCTGTCGTGCTGGCTACCCCCGCGGGGGTTGCGGGAGAGCTGCTGGCAAACCTGCACCCCGAAGCTGCTCAGGCGCTGCAAGCAATTCCCTACGGCAGTTCGGCCACCGTCAGCCTTGCCTTCGATAAGGCGCAACTGCCGCCTCGCGTTGGCCACGGCCTCTTGATGAGCCTGGGCCAGGGCTTCAGCGCACGGGGCTTTACCTGGAGTGACCAGAAGTGGGCAGGACGGGCCCCCGAAGGCTTTGGGCTGGTGCGGGCCTATTTTTCCGGGGTCGAAGCCAGCCCGGACGAACTGGTTAAGTTAGCGCTGCATGACCTCGAGCGGCTCTGGGGAAGGTTACCCAAGCCCCTCCATACCTGGGTGTTCCACTGGCCGCTGGGCCTGCCCCGCTACACCGTGGGGCATCTGGAGCGCGTGGCCCAGGCCCTGCAGGCTGAAGCGCTGCCGGGACTTTTCCTCGCCGGTGCCGCCTACCACGGCGTCGGCCTGCCGGAGGTCGTGCGCATGGGTCGGGAAGCTGCCCACAAAGCGGTTCGCTTTCTGAGTGACTTACCCCAGCCTCAAAAACTGGCTTAAACGACTGCACCTCATCCGACCACACAAATCGCAAAAGACATCCTGCGGATGGCCCATTTTTTGGTCTGGCGCGCCCGGGAGGACTCGAACCCCCGACCTACCGCTTAGAAGGCGGCTGCTCTATCCACTGAGCTACGGGCGCAATGAACCCCATCCTGGGGCAAGCGACAGTTTAGCAAACTTATCGGCATTGCGAAGCACGCGAAATCAGTCTACGAAAAAACCGCCCTCGGGCGGTCTTTGGAGCGGGAGACGGGATTCGAACCCGCGACATTCAGCTTGGAAGGCTGACGCTCTACCAACTGAGCTACTCCCGCATGGCAGGCTTGGGCCTGTTGGTCGCTCGCGCTTCTGGTCGGGGAGACTGGATTCGAACCAGCGACCCTCTGCTCCCAAAGCAGATGCGCTACCAGACTGCGCTACTCCCCGAGTTGTTCGCCTGGCTGGCTTGCCAGAGCGCAACACCAAAGATAGCACGGCAAGGCAAAAACGGTCAAACGCCCTGTTGACGAAGCTCAAATCATATTGACAAGCGGTCAGGTAATCACTATATTTATTGGTTGCTTGGGCTGTTAGCTCAACTGGCAGAGCAACTGACTCTTAATCAGTGGGTTGCAGGTTCGATTCCTGCACAGCCCACCAAGTCCAGGACGAAGAAAACCGGGGTTGTTCAAAGCCCCGGTTTT is a window encoding:
- a CDS encoding response regulator transcription factor, which codes for MKPKVLLVEDEPTLAQALADNLEGEGYAMQIAPDGQAALERWAAWNPDLVVLDVMLPKLDGLEVCRQMRAAGYSTPVLFLSAKGQPEDRVEGLRVGGDDYLGKPFHLPEFLLRVKNLLRRREETRAAPTYTFAGHQIDFRAWTVRLRDGRKELLGEREMAILRLLIERAGEVVSRDEILDRVWGQEVFPSSRTIDNFVVRLRRLFEPDPQNPQHFHTVWGVGYRFTPEPEPPTEPAHR
- the hemE gene encoding uroporphyrinogen decarboxylase, encoding MNTVQNPTTTSLFLRAAWGEDTPHAPIWLMRQAGRYLPEYRAIKEKASFWEMVRTPELAAEITLQPLQRFPLDAAILFSDIMTPLPAMGVEIAFSPGPVVAQPLRSLAQIEALQLPPGEEIAPFVAEALKQVRRALAGREVATIGFAGAPLTLATYLIEGAGSKDYEVFRAFLRQEPSAAHRLLEKLTELTLRYLKMQIAAGAQAVQLFDSWAGLHDARTYRTFGLPYNRAVLEGLAGLSVPRLYLAVGASHLYPTLAELPCEAISVDWRVPLNEIRPLWPGRTLQGNLDPTTLLAPPEVITREALQVLRAGRGGPHIFNLGHGVLRTTPPEHVAHLVEVVHQYNRHQEEPA
- a CDS encoding HAMP domain-containing sensor histidine kinase, translating into MRGRLKTWPRHWVWWAFGLVVAFLLAQVSWWLAFQRNYIQQNIEYAETAWLQEAALVQQLWAATAPEKRSALLAELKAAFPHLEVEGERVYVNPERLAAYRAEQMRHLRMFAFEGPVFLLVMLLGLYIIGRSLRSEQEYKRRQQNLLLAATHEFRTPISTLRLLTQTLELRELPREKALAYLAHMTQEIARLEDLTERLLTTSRLAQGLGQVKPERLELNRLTGLCLARQQSTLTARGAQLNFEPAPHPLPVKLDPEAFGLVFSNLLDNAVKYTPAPEKPIWVRLRLEKDQAVLEVEDRGVGLPKGEIPQLFEPFYRVGDEQIRRTRGLGLGLYLVKSITELMGGRVRAEALPKGSRFTLSFPLAETERRPV
- the hemG gene encoding protoporphyrinogen oxidase → MAHLVVVGGGAAGLSAAYYARQAAPDLAITLLEADTRLGGKIFTVAEGGFVLEGGPDAVVRYKPWALELMRELGLESRIVGTTPARPSALIHNGEQALPIPAGLQMVVPGDLRALAQSPLLSPLGKARALLDLILPRRTGNDEAFGAFIERRLGRQVWEQLVAPLSGGIYGGDPYELSTQAAFPQLVALEQQHGSLIRGAIAQRKTRGSREAGQLFASLEGGLGTLVKALEAQLTGVSLRLGVRVVGLERKGNWLVHTPEGTLHADAVVLATPAGVAGELLANLHPEAAQALQAIPYGSSATVSLAFDKAQLPPRVGHGLLMSLGQGFSARGFTWSDQKWAGRAPEGFGLVRAYFSGVEASPDELVKLALHDLERLWGRLPKPLHTWVFHWPLGLPRYTVGHLERVAQALQAEALPGLFLAGAAYHGVGLPEVVRMGREAAHKAVRFLSDLPQPQKLA
- a CDS encoding chlorite dismutase family protein; this encodes MSEKETRDYKEKETRRMVDLDPAGLVSRKAPDQAKRQFMNYAFFKLNPEFRRQSREFIEAAKAEFAEVCERWAARGQGFILRSYSLVGLRADADFMLWRISFQVPDFQAMQRELNRTALAGYLSQPYSFLSMQKRSIYVDRFNPEGEGVQLLPGQGQYLFVYPFIKTRPWYDLSPQARQGMMDEHIYVSAPFTGVTLNTSYSYGIDDQEFVVAFDSNYPQEFVDLVQRLRFTEASQYTLRDTPMFTCVKKELREILDDLA
- the hemH gene encoding ferrochelatase, with amino-acid sequence MNVLLMAYGTPYRQEEILPYYTDIRRGRPPSEALLQELEERYHLIGRSPLNEITFAQAVRLEAALNATLPLYPTPLRASPGARVRGPARVYHGTKHWHPFIAEAVRAMAEDGVRQAVGIVAAPHFSARSIAEYREKVEATLAELGHPLEFRLVEEYYDHPGYLQAVANRVLEQLWRLRKPEQALYLFTAHSIPEKAAQDGRYQAQVRATAELVARALNLTHWDTAWQSAGRTPEPWIGPDVNEKLEEARALGFSEVVVTAVGFPSDHLEVFYDLDYEAQNTAARLGLRLLRTRSLNADPDYIEVLRDLVLREWARFSAPVRGV